The following coding sequences lie in one Methanopyrus sp. SNP6 genomic window:
- a CDS encoding hydantoinase/oxoprolinase family protein — protein MKALGLDVGGAHTDAALVRCDEDGKVMVLGTDRVYLPMWKKKKRLKKTIKRIVHKFKPDVVGLTMTGELADAFNTRREGVEYIVSTVTSACHAPVYVVTSDGSTVPPEDALRRWREVASANWRATAEVLAHVRPGSYLLVDLGSTTLDLIPIIRGEISAEGRTDLERMKNGELAYLGALRTPIPFLLREVEIGGEPVPTSYEYFSIVADALLLLGEIDPDDYTPETPDGRGKSPEECARRLARTVCSDPEELGWDGVIDLAKAAVRALLGRLLKHIELKLREHGLDTVVAAGAGDFLIEMACKRIGVEVEQFDEIFGKGSEVAPAVGAAFLAIRR, from the coding sequence GTGAAAGCGTTGGGGTTAGATGTGGGCGGAGCACACACCGATGCTGCTCTAGTTCGTTGTGATGAAGATGGTAAAGTGATGGTATTAGGAACTGATAGGGTATATCTTCCAATGTGGAAAAAGAAAAAACGACTAAAGAAAACTATCAAGAGGATTGTTCATAAGTTCAAGCCGGATGTCGTCGGTTTAACTATGACGGGTGAGTTGGCCGATGCTTTCAACACGAGACGGGAAGGGGTCGAGTACATCGTCAGCACCGTCACCTCGGCATGTCACGCCCCGGTTTACGTGGTGACTTCCGATGGTTCGACGGTGCCCCCGGAAGATGCCCTCAGACGTTGGCGTGAAGTCGCGTCGGCCAACTGGAGGGCGACGGCCGAGGTCTTAGCTCACGTCCGGCCCGGTTCCTATCTCCTGGTGGATCTTGGATCTACCACACTGGATCTAATCCCCATCATCCGCGGTGAGATATCGGCCGAGGGACGTACCGATTTGGAAAGGATGAAGAACGGAGAATTGGCGTACTTGGGGGCGCTGAGAACACCGATACCTTTTCTGCTCCGAGAAGTCGAGATCGGCGGCGAGCCGGTACCGACCTCGTACGAATACTTCTCGATCGTGGCGGACGCGCTACTATTACTCGGTGAAATCGACCCTGATGATTACACACCTGAGACGCCGGACGGTCGTGGAAAATCACCGGAGGAGTGTGCCCGCAGGCTCGCCAGAACGGTGTGCTCTGATCCGGAGGAACTTGGTTGGGATGGTGTGATTGATCTAGCGAAGGCCGCGGTTCGAGCGCTGCTCGGACGGCTACTGAAGCACATCGAACTCAAACTTCGAGAGCACGGGCTGGACACCGTAGTGGCGGCCGGTGCGGGTGATTTCCTGATCGAGATGGCCTGCAAGAGGATCGGTGTCGAGGTGGAACAGTTCGACGAGATATTCGGGAAAGGTTCCGAGGTCGCGCCGGCGGTCGGTGCCGCGTTCCTCGCGATTAGGCGCTAG
- the thiC gene encoding phosphomethylpyrimidine synthase, with protein MTLMEECRRTVPDTVRKIAEEEGVRPEKLARQVAEGRVVVPIHADRRDEVRPVGIGEGLRVKVNANVGTSPEVCDPDLEVEKARAAVDHGADTVMDLSTGGNPREIRRRIMKAVDVPVGTVPVYEAAVEMTRRGQAVVDMDEDDMLRAIERHMKDGVDFMTVHCAVTLDALEDILRRGRALGIVSRGGAIVAAWMIHHDAENPLYENFDYILELAREHDVTLSLGDAMRPGSVLDANDAAQHRELVVQGELVDRCRKAGVQAMVEGPGHVPLDQIPAVVRLQKRVCDGAPFYVLGPVPTDVAPGYDHIAAAIGGAIAAYHGADFLCYVTPAEHLALPDVKDVILGVIATRIAAHAADTARGMKYARRENEEMAEARWNLDWDRQFELAIDPKKPRHYREERPPQAKELCSMCGEYCAIKILKDALEDRR; from the coding sequence GTGACCCTGATGGAAGAATGTAGACGGACAGTACCCGACACGGTCCGGAAGATCGCGGAGGAGGAAGGCGTCCGGCCCGAGAAACTCGCGAGACAGGTGGCCGAAGGACGGGTAGTCGTCCCGATCCACGCGGACCGCCGTGACGAGGTCCGCCCCGTCGGTATAGGAGAAGGGCTCCGCGTGAAGGTCAACGCCAACGTCGGAACCTCCCCGGAGGTCTGCGACCCAGACCTCGAAGTGGAGAAGGCCCGCGCGGCGGTCGACCACGGTGCCGACACTGTGATGGATCTCAGCACGGGTGGAAATCCTAGGGAGATCCGACGACGGATCATGAAGGCAGTGGACGTACCCGTAGGGACCGTACCCGTGTACGAGGCGGCCGTCGAGATGACAAGACGAGGACAGGCCGTAGTGGACATGGACGAGGACGACATGCTACGAGCCATCGAGCGGCACATGAAGGACGGAGTCGACTTCATGACGGTACACTGCGCGGTCACACTGGACGCGCTCGAGGACATCCTCCGTAGGGGTAGGGCACTAGGTATCGTTTCGCGCGGCGGTGCCATCGTCGCGGCCTGGATGATCCATCACGACGCCGAGAACCCACTGTACGAGAACTTCGACTACATCCTGGAGCTCGCGCGGGAGCACGACGTGACCCTATCCCTAGGCGACGCGATGCGTCCCGGATCCGTGCTCGACGCCAACGACGCCGCCCAACACCGGGAGCTCGTGGTTCAGGGGGAGCTAGTAGACAGGTGCCGCAAGGCCGGAGTACAGGCGATGGTAGAGGGGCCCGGCCACGTGCCACTCGACCAGATACCGGCGGTGGTGAGGCTGCAGAAGCGCGTGTGTGACGGTGCTCCGTTCTACGTGCTCGGTCCCGTACCGACCGACGTGGCCCCTGGATACGATCACATCGCCGCGGCCATCGGAGGGGCCATCGCCGCGTACCACGGCGCCGACTTCCTGTGTTATGTGACACCGGCAGAGCATCTGGCGCTCCCGGACGTTAAGGACGTGATCCTCGGCGTGATAGCGACACGTATCGCGGCTCACGCCGCCGACACGGCCAGGGGTATGAAGTACGCCCGTCGAGAGAACGAGGAAATGGCCGAAGCACGGTGGAACCTGGACTGGGACCGCCAGTTCGAGCTCGCTATCGATCCGAAGAAACCACGACACTACCGGGAGGAACGCCCCCCGCAAGCCAAGGAACTGTGCTCGATGTGCGGGGAATACTGCGCCATCAAGATATTGAAGGACGCACTAGAAGACCGCCGATAA
- a CDS encoding YcaO-related McrA-glycine thioamidation protein, which produces MTDIVYDVEGFRAFLPEETLRWIRHRELEREVGVVEKFSDRIGPVPVEIRRRRSQHGEFYHAGKGTTRTQARVSAVMECVERAAAEPREELIERDPEDDKWTPAWYRTEPREWIEGVDLTTHEPIYVPANEVFHPWLGNTLPSHTNGLSAGRLREEAVVQGLLEVVERDSWSIVEYFRIHPPELEVHGELEELRRSLEWEVGRVELRLLPSRVEGVYVVGAITEAERVEEMVMGFGASPDPEMAVLRALLEVAQGLSMARRGIESPVRKGLGEFSDTGKLTPERLKRMNRHWFEPGGTVEIDDLDRVITTGSLEKLTEELVERVAEAGLGRVIEVDLTLDDLNVPVVRMRVTGASEYVIDGARVGKMPEKPPGVPVG; this is translated from the coding sequence ATGACGGATATAGTGTACGATGTGGAAGGGTTCCGAGCTTTTCTCCCGGAAGAAACACTTCGATGGATTCGACACAGGGAGCTTGAGCGTGAGGTGGGTGTGGTGGAGAAATTTTCGGACCGGATCGGACCTGTCCCGGTGGAGATCCGCCGCAGAAGGTCCCAACACGGCGAGTTCTATCACGCCGGAAAGGGAACTACTCGAACCCAGGCCCGCGTCTCCGCCGTGATGGAGTGCGTGGAACGCGCCGCCGCGGAACCCCGAGAAGAGCTCATCGAGCGGGACCCGGAAGATGACAAGTGGACACCGGCATGGTACCGGACGGAACCGCGGGAGTGGATCGAGGGCGTTGATCTGACGACCCACGAACCCATCTACGTACCGGCGAACGAGGTGTTCCACCCCTGGTTAGGTAACACTTTGCCCAGTCATACCAACGGACTTTCGGCCGGTCGTCTCCGGGAAGAGGCAGTGGTTCAAGGACTGTTAGAGGTCGTGGAGAGGGACTCGTGGAGCATCGTCGAATACTTCAGGATCCATCCACCCGAGTTGGAAGTACATGGTGAGCTGGAGGAACTTCGCCGATCGTTAGAGTGGGAGGTCGGTCGAGTGGAGCTCAGACTACTACCTTCCCGAGTCGAAGGCGTTTACGTGGTAGGAGCCATCACCGAAGCCGAGCGTGTCGAGGAAATGGTGATGGGATTCGGTGCTAGTCCAGACCCGGAGATGGCCGTTCTCCGAGCTTTACTGGAGGTCGCCCAAGGACTCTCAATGGCCCGTCGTGGCATCGAAAGCCCGGTGAGGAAAGGGCTCGGTGAGTTTTCTGACACGGGGAAGCTGACCCCGGAACGTCTCAAGAGGATGAACCGGCACTGGTTCGAGCCAGGAGGGACCGTCGAGATAGATGACTTGGACCGCGTCATCACGACCGGTTCGTTGGAGAAGTTAACGGAAGAACTCGTGGAGAGGGTCGCGGAGGCCGGCCTCGGTAGGGTGATCGAGGTGGACTTAACGTTGGATGACTTGAACGTTCCAGTGGTGAGGATGCGAGTGACCGGCGCCTCGGAGTACGTGATAGATGGAGCGAGGGTGGGGAAGATGCCGGAAAAACCGCCCGGAGTGCCTGTGGGATGA
- the fhcD gene encoding formylmethanofuran--tetrahydromethanopterin N-formyltransferase, with product MEINGVEIEDTFAEAFEAKMARVLITAASHKWAMIAAKEATGFGTSVIMCPAEAGIDRGYVPPEETPDGRPGVTIMVGHNDEDELKEQLLDRIGQCVMTAPTASAFDAMPEAEKEDEDRVGYKLSFFGDGYQEEDELDGRKVWKIPVVEGEFVVEDSFGITTGVAGGNFYIMAESQPAGLQAAEAAVDAIKGVEGAYAPFPGGIVASASKVGSKQYDFLPASTNDAYCPTVEDNELPEGVECVYEIVINGLNEDVVKEAMRVGIEAACRQPGVVKISAGNFGGKLGQYEIHLHDLF from the coding sequence GTGGAAATCAACGGCGTGGAGATCGAAGACACCTTCGCCGAGGCCTTCGAAGCGAAGATGGCACGAGTCTTGATCACCGCCGCTTCACACAAGTGGGCGATGATCGCCGCTAAGGAGGCTACAGGATTCGGTACTTCGGTAATTATGTGCCCGGCTGAGGCCGGTATCGATCGCGGCTACGTTCCGCCGGAGGAAACCCCCGACGGGAGACCCGGCGTCACTATAATGGTCGGTCACAACGACGAGGATGAGCTCAAGGAACAGCTCTTGGACCGCATCGGACAGTGCGTAATGACGGCGCCTACTGCGTCCGCGTTCGACGCGATGCCAGAAGCTGAGAAGGAGGATGAAGACAGGGTCGGATACAAGCTCAGCTTCTTCGGAGATGGGTACCAAGAGGAGGACGAGCTGGACGGCCGTAAAGTGTGGAAAATTCCGGTCGTGGAGGGAGAGTTCGTCGTAGAGGACTCGTTCGGAATCACCACCGGTGTGGCCGGCGGTAACTTCTACATCATGGCGGAAAGTCAGCCGGCGGGTCTTCAGGCGGCGGAGGCGGCAGTCGACGCCATCAAGGGAGTTGAAGGAGCCTACGCGCCGTTCCCCGGCGGAATCGTCGCGTCCGCGTCGAAGGTCGGCTCTAAGCAGTACGACTTCCTACCCGCGTCGACCAACGACGCGTACTGCCCCACGGTGGAGGACAACGAGCTGCCCGAGGGCGTGGAGTGCGTCTACGAGATCGTGATCAACGGCCTCAACGAGGATGTCGTCAAGGAGGCGATGAGGGTCGGCATCGAAGCCGCGTGTCGTCAGCCCGGCGTGGTGAAAATCAGCGCGGGTAACTTCGGTGGTAAGCTCGGACAGTACGAGATCCACCTACACGACCTGTTCTGA
- a CDS encoding ATP-grasp domain-containing protein: protein MRVYIYEYAVATGDEEFLAEGQAMLESLLRAFAKSGYETLTVAHHSVGVRWADEVLRDETKALECADLALVIAPESDGLLEGKVLEYSRETEVIGPTPKAIRVTADKRKTEDVLRDAQSFQLPALEADVMVSKPADGAGSDGVRIGRGEFSRELVPGSHHSLLCVSDGETVDVLGINDQFVAFAGRELVYLGGRTPSDHRELTHIARDIAEEVAERIPGLLGLFGVDLVMKGEEPYLIEVNPRPTTPTVAAALEHPEAVVRSLLEGPTGRVLRYRREYVYVKRGAEALVPERFEVVENFHGLRVYRG from the coding sequence ATGCGAGTGTATATATACGAGTACGCGGTGGCGACTGGGGATGAGGAGTTTCTAGCCGAAGGTCAGGCCATGCTCGAGTCACTCCTAAGGGCGTTCGCGAAATCAGGCTATGAAACACTGACCGTAGCGCACCACTCCGTCGGTGTGCGCTGGGCGGATGAGGTCCTTCGAGACGAGACAAAGGCGTTGGAGTGTGCCGATCTGGCGCTGGTTATAGCCCCCGAGTCCGATGGCTTGCTGGAGGGCAAGGTTTTGGAGTATTCCCGTGAGACTGAGGTGATAGGACCTACCCCTAAGGCCATCAGGGTGACAGCCGACAAGCGCAAGACAGAAGACGTTCTCAGGGATGCTCAATCCTTTCAACTTCCAGCACTGGAGGCCGATGTGATGGTATCTAAGCCCGCAGACGGCGCAGGTTCAGATGGTGTTCGAATAGGTCGAGGTGAATTCTCCCGGGAACTGGTTCCGGGCTCCCATCACAGCTTGTTGTGCGTATCGGACGGAGAGACTGTCGACGTATTAGGGATTAACGACCAGTTCGTGGCTTTCGCCGGTAGGGAGCTGGTGTACTTGGGCGGGAGAACACCTTCGGACCACCGAGAGTTAACCCACATCGCGAGGGATATCGCGGAGGAAGTCGCCGAACGCATACCTGGACTCTTAGGCCTGTTCGGTGTGGACCTCGTGATGAAAGGTGAGGAGCCGTACCTGATCGAAGTTAACCCACGTCCGACCACACCCACGGTCGCCGCGGCCTTGGAACATCCCGAGGCGGTAGTTCGATCGCTTCTCGAAGGACCGACCGGGAGGGTACTGCGGTACCGTCGTGAGTACGTATACGTGAAGCGTGGGGCTGAGGCGTTGGTGCCCGAAAGGTTCGAGGTCGTTGAGAATTTCCATGGGTTGCGAGTGTATCGGGGGTAA
- a CDS encoding gamma carbonic anhydrase family protein, protein MRKLKIEGRAYIHPTATVLGEVELGRDASLWPGAVVRGDLEPVRIGRKSNVQDNAVIHTSKGYPVEIGDRVSVGHGAVVHGATIERDCLIGMNATVMNGAVIRRGSIIGAGAVVTEGTEVGPYEVWVGVPAKRIGTTDEKRVEEIRENARRYLELAREELPEWRK, encoded by the coding sequence TTGAGGAAGTTGAAGATAGAGGGACGCGCTTACATCCATCCCACAGCCACTGTCCTAGGTGAAGTCGAGTTGGGCCGGGACGCCAGTCTGTGGCCGGGCGCCGTGGTACGAGGTGACTTGGAGCCCGTGAGGATCGGCCGTAAATCTAATGTCCAGGACAACGCGGTGATCCATACTTCTAAAGGGTATCCGGTAGAGATCGGAGACAGGGTCAGCGTGGGTCACGGAGCGGTCGTCCACGGTGCGACGATCGAACGAGATTGCCTCATCGGGATGAACGCCACAGTGATGAACGGAGCAGTAATTCGGAGAGGATCGATCATTGGAGCCGGAGCTGTAGTGACGGAAGGTACCGAGGTGGGTCCTTACGAAGTTTGGGTAGGAGTCCCCGCCAAGCGGATCGGAACGACCGATGAAAAACGCGTCGAAGAGATCCGCGAGAACGCCAGACGCTACTTGGAACTAGCCCGTGAGGAGCTTCCCGAGTGGCGGAAGTAA
- a CDS encoding aspartate kinase, giving the protein MRIVMKFGGTSVGTGESIRKVAKIVTDAAEEHEVIVVVSAMSGVTDELVRAAESAPDWTEEDVKNFVGKLRRRHGKAASEAISSDLILREVMGYIDSLLEELEKVLLGLSYVGEVTSRSTDLILSFGERMSAPIVAGALRDQGLEAEHLEGGEAGVITDDRFGEAEPILPACRRKAQKTLIPMIESGKIPVITGFIGRTIDGEVTTLGRGGSDYSAAIIGCISEADEVQIWTDVDGVMTANPNLVPDARTVPKLSYEEAMELASFGAEVLHPKTVIPVRPENIPIRVKNTFNPESEGTLITSESEPSEQVVKAVASSSDVGMVDIRGITMIGRPGVAGRVFSSLGEEGINVIMISQSASESNISIVVDRPEVHRAARIIEREFVGERVVERVTTYEDVAVVAVVGEGMRGTPGVASRVFRAVADAGVNVKTISQGASEVNISFVVAEEDEAAAVNAVHSEFELGEEA; this is encoded by the coding sequence TTGAGGATCGTTATGAAGTTCGGCGGTACCTCGGTAGGTACTGGGGAGTCCATTAGGAAAGTTGCGAAAATCGTCACGGACGCAGCGGAAGAGCACGAGGTGATCGTGGTAGTTTCAGCGATGTCCGGGGTTACGGACGAGCTGGTACGTGCGGCCGAAAGCGCCCCGGACTGGACGGAGGAGGATGTTAAAAACTTCGTAGGGAAGCTCCGAAGGAGGCACGGAAAAGCCGCTTCGGAAGCGATTTCATCCGATCTAATCCTGCGAGAGGTGATGGGTTACATCGACTCATTGCTCGAGGAACTAGAGAAAGTGTTGTTGGGACTCAGTTACGTCGGTGAGGTGACCTCTCGTTCGACGGACCTCATACTCTCGTTCGGGGAGCGGATGTCCGCACCAATCGTGGCGGGCGCATTGAGGGATCAGGGACTCGAGGCGGAGCATCTCGAGGGAGGAGAGGCCGGAGTGATTACGGACGATAGGTTTGGTGAAGCTGAGCCGATACTGCCCGCCTGTCGGCGGAAGGCGCAGAAGACACTGATCCCCATGATCGAATCCGGTAAAATCCCCGTGATTACGGGCTTCATCGGGCGGACTATCGACGGCGAGGTGACGACGCTGGGGCGCGGAGGATCCGATTACTCTGCCGCAATCATCGGGTGCATCTCGGAGGCGGACGAGGTGCAGATATGGACCGACGTCGACGGCGTGATGACAGCGAACCCGAACCTCGTACCAGACGCCCGAACGGTTCCGAAGCTCTCGTACGAGGAAGCCATGGAACTAGCCAGTTTCGGCGCGGAGGTACTCCATCCGAAGACCGTCATTCCGGTGAGGCCGGAAAACATCCCGATCCGGGTTAAGAACACCTTCAACCCAGAGAGCGAAGGTACACTGATCACCTCCGAATCGGAACCTTCCGAGCAGGTGGTGAAGGCTGTCGCGTCGTCCTCGGACGTCGGCATGGTCGACATCCGAGGTATCACGATGATAGGGCGCCCAGGAGTGGCCGGACGGGTATTCTCGAGCCTAGGGGAGGAGGGAATCAACGTCATTATGATATCCCAATCGGCCTCGGAGTCGAACATCTCGATAGTCGTTGACCGCCCAGAGGTTCACCGCGCCGCCCGTATCATCGAACGTGAGTTCGTCGGCGAGCGGGTGGTCGAGAGGGTTACGACGTACGAAGACGTAGCCGTGGTGGCGGTGGTTGGAGAAGGTATGCGAGGAACTCCCGGAGTCGCTTCCAGGGTGTTCAGAGCCGTAGCAGACGCCGGGGTAAACGTCAAAACCATCTCACAAGGAGCGTCTGAAGTGAATATATCGTTCGTGGTGGCGGAGGAAGATGAGGCGGCGGCGGTTAACGCGGTTCACAGTGAGTTCGAACTCGGTGAGGAAGCATGA
- a CDS encoding DEAD/DEAH box helicase translates to MKLPEHVREYLDSKGIRELFPPQREAVEKGLFDDKNLLIASPTASGKTLLAEMRALHEIIESHGEARVVYVVPFRALAREKYEELKDVIEFCREKGVESTVEISTGDIRRPIRELRPGITVTTAEKLDASLRSRPSLVEDVDLLVLDEVHIVGDRNRGATYEALISLVRTFRKEVSLLALSATVGNAEELADWLDATPVISDWRPVKLEHVIVEVPSTSEKDAKVRDLIRKCLREGGQALVFLYSRRRTMTEAKNLSRMVSGLLSDDEKKELRTLAERVSELGEGEETEILTYSVMRGVAFHHAGLTAEQRALVEDAFREGLLKVVVSTPTLAAGVNLPARYVIIKDFGIRLGNEIKPTKNEFKQMAGRAGRPGYDDIGLVFVLTTPNLKELAEEYVHSDADPIRSRIWASGPQLRRFLLGLVAAGFCRQIADVMQVALNTFASSVNIRPEDAVLSSLKMLVDWEFLEEMEGELTATRVGHAVSQSYLTPDSAKFLLRCMEEVGTEEDVVLPSITLCPDFQPAPISPKSRDMSTLDEFMGGSPSVEADEVLELAVEEFGYDDWELERRLAWAEALSDWVSGSPDRSILRKYGLYPGDLYRAKDDAAWIAWGMSRLANAAGITWRSPLLSRRLEYGVPKEALELTEVEGVGRTLAMRLYRAGYHSVRDLAEATVTELMRVKGIGERLARKILKNARRLTGT, encoded by the coding sequence TTGAAACTACCCGAGCACGTGCGGGAGTACCTCGATAGCAAGGGGATCCGAGAGCTCTTCCCTCCTCAGCGCGAGGCCGTTGAGAAGGGTCTGTTCGACGATAAGAACCTCCTGATCGCCTCCCCAACGGCTAGCGGTAAGACACTCCTCGCGGAGATGCGCGCGTTACACGAGATCATCGAATCCCATGGGGAGGCCAGAGTAGTCTACGTCGTGCCCTTCCGGGCTCTAGCGAGGGAGAAATACGAGGAACTCAAGGATGTCATCGAGTTCTGCCGGGAGAAGGGGGTAGAATCAACCGTTGAAATCTCAACAGGTGACATTAGACGTCCCATCCGAGAGTTGCGGCCCGGAATCACGGTGACGACGGCTGAGAAACTCGACGCCAGCCTGCGCTCACGACCGAGCTTAGTGGAAGATGTGGACCTGCTGGTCCTAGACGAGGTTCACATAGTCGGGGATCGGAACCGGGGTGCCACGTACGAGGCGCTGATATCCCTCGTCAGAACCTTCCGGAAAGAGGTCTCGCTGCTCGCCCTCTCAGCCACGGTGGGTAACGCCGAGGAGCTGGCGGACTGGCTCGACGCTACTCCCGTGATCAGCGATTGGAGACCTGTCAAACTCGAGCACGTGATCGTGGAAGTCCCCTCCACGTCGGAGAAAGACGCTAAGGTTCGGGATCTAATCCGAAAGTGCCTCAGAGAAGGTGGACAAGCGTTAGTGTTTTTGTACTCCCGGAGGCGCACGATGACGGAAGCCAAGAACCTATCTCGGATGGTGTCTGGACTACTGTCAGATGATGAGAAAAAGGAACTTCGGACACTCGCGGAGCGTGTTAGTGAGCTGGGAGAGGGTGAGGAGACCGAAATCTTGACTTATTCCGTGATGCGTGGAGTCGCTTTCCACCACGCAGGACTCACCGCCGAGCAACGCGCTCTGGTGGAGGACGCGTTCCGGGAAGGTCTTCTGAAGGTCGTGGTATCGACGCCGACGCTCGCGGCGGGTGTGAACCTGCCGGCTAGGTACGTGATAATCAAAGACTTCGGGATTCGATTGGGGAACGAGATCAAGCCCACGAAGAACGAGTTCAAACAGATGGCTGGCAGGGCGGGTAGACCGGGCTACGATGATATAGGTCTCGTGTTCGTTCTCACCACCCCGAACTTGAAGGAGTTAGCTGAGGAGTACGTGCACTCCGATGCAGATCCCATCCGAAGTAGGATATGGGCGAGCGGACCTCAGTTGCGGCGTTTCCTCTTGGGTCTCGTGGCGGCGGGGTTCTGTCGTCAGATCGCGGATGTAATGCAGGTGGCGCTGAACACGTTCGCATCTTCGGTGAACATCCGCCCTGAAGACGCAGTGTTATCCTCACTGAAGATGCTGGTAGATTGGGAATTCTTGGAGGAGATGGAGGGTGAACTCACGGCGACGAGAGTGGGTCACGCCGTGTCGCAAAGCTACCTGACGCCCGACTCCGCCAAGTTCCTCCTACGATGCATGGAGGAAGTGGGAACCGAGGAGGACGTGGTGTTACCGTCCATCACGCTCTGCCCGGACTTCCAACCGGCCCCTATCTCCCCGAAATCACGCGATATGAGCACGCTGGACGAGTTCATGGGAGGGTCGCCCTCGGTGGAGGCGGACGAGGTCCTGGAACTAGCCGTCGAGGAGTTCGGCTACGATGACTGGGAACTCGAGCGTAGGTTGGCCTGGGCGGAAGCGTTAAGTGATTGGGTATCGGGGTCTCCGGACAGGAGTATTCTGCGGAAGTACGGCTTGTATCCGGGTGACCTGTATAGAGCCAAGGATGACGCCGCGTGGATCGCTTGGGGTATGTCCAGGTTGGCCAACGCCGCGGGGATCACATGGCGTTCTCCGCTCCTAAGTCGTAGGCTGGAGTACGGAGTTCCGAAAGAAGCCCTTGAACTGACCGAGGTGGAAGGCGTCGGTAGGACGCTGGCGATGAGGTTGTACCGTGCTGGTTATCACTCCGTCCGGGATCTTGCGGAAGCGACTGTCACGGAACTGATGAGGGTGAAAGGGATAGGGGAACGACTAGCCCGGAAGATCCTGAAGAACGCCAGACGACTCACAGGAACCTGA